One Vicia villosa cultivar HV-30 ecotype Madison, WI unplaced genomic scaffold, Vvil1.0 ctg.002086F_1_1, whole genome shotgun sequence genomic region harbors:
- the LOC131637792 gene encoding uncharacterized protein LOC131637792: MKEAIRMVLESIYDPEFPDTSHFRSGRGRYSALRRIKEEWGTSRWFLEFDIRKCFHTIDRHRLIPIFKEEIDDPKFFYSIHKVFSAGRLVGGEKGPYSVPHSVLLSALPGNIYLHKLDQEIGRIRQKYEIPRIRSVLLRTGRIDDQENSGEEASLNAPQDNRAIIVGRVKSIQRKAAFHSLVSSWHTPPTSTPRRRGDQKTPFVFPPSSALAAFLNKPSSLLCAAFFIEAAGAGLTPKTEFYGRECCFKKNLAMRDLIKYCKRKGLLIELGGEARLVIRSERGLARKQAPFKIKTHYFIRICYVRYADDLLLGIVGAVELLIEIQKRIAHFLQSGLNLWVGSAGSTTIAARSTVEFPGMVIREVPPRTTPIQFLRELEKRLRVKHRIHITVCHLRSAIHSKFRNLGKSIPIKQLTKGMSERGSLLDGVPLAETLGTAGVRSPQVSVLWGTVQHIWQGSRGISLLHSSGRSNAPSDVQEAVARSGMSVRKLSLYTPAGRKAAGEGGGHRAGSISSEFPIQIEAPIKKILRRLRDRGIISRRRPWPIHVACLTNVSDGDIVNWSAGIAISPLSYYRCCDNLYQVRTIVDHQIRWSAIFTLAHKHKSSARNIIPKYSKDSNIVNQEGGKTLAEFPNSIELGKLGPGQDPNNKEHSTTSLVVFFLLVAMRTGVYL, encoded by the coding sequence ATGAAAGAGGCGATCAGAATGGTACTCGAATCCATTTATGATCCCGAGTTTCCAGACACATCGCACTTCCGCTCGGGTCGAGGCCGCTACTCGGCCCTAAGACGGATCAAAGAAGAGTGGGGAACCTCTCGCTGGTTTTTGGAATTCGACATCAGGAAGTGTTTTCACACCATCGACCGACATCGACTCATCCCAATCTTTAAGGAAGAGATCGACGATCCCAAGTTCTTTTACTCCATTCATAAAGTCTTTTCCGCCGGACGACTCGTAGGAGGTGAGAAGGGCCCTTACTCCGTCCCACACAGTGTACTACTATCGGCCCTACCAGGCAACATCTACCTACACAAGCTCGATCAGGAGATAGGAAGGATCCGACAAAAGTACGAAATTCCGAGAATAAGATCGGTTCTATTAAGGACAGGTCGTAttgatgaccaagaaaactctGGAGAAGAAGCAAGCTTAAATGCTCCCCAAGACAACAGAGCCATCATTGTGGGCAGGGTCAAGAGCATTCAACGCAAAGCGGCCTTTCATTCCCTTGTTTCGTCGTGGCACACCCCCCCCACAAGCACCCCCCGGCGAAGGGGGGACCAGAAAACGCCTTTCGTTTTCCCCCCTTCGTCGGCCCTAGCCGCCTTCCTTAACAAGCCCTCGAGCCTCCTTTGCGCCGCCTTCTTCATAGAAGCCGCCGGGGCCGGGTTGACCCCGAAGACCGAATTCTATGGTAGAGAATGCTGCTTTAAGAAGAATTTGGCCATGAGAGACCTTATTAAGTATTGCAAAAGAAAGGGCCTGCTGATAGAGCTGGGCGGGGAGGCGAGACTAGTTATCAGGTCAGAGAGAGGCCTGGCCCGTAAACAGGCCCCCTTCAAAATAAAAACCCATTATTTCATAAGGATTTGTTACGTGCGATATGCCGACGACTTACTACTGGGAATCGTGGGTGCCGTAGAGCTTCTCATAGAAATACAAAAACGTATCGCCCACTTCCTACAATCCGGCCTGAACCTTTGGGTAGGCTCTGCAGGATCAACAACAATAGCTGCACGGAGTACGGTAGAATTCCCCGGTATGGTCATTCGGGAAGTCCCTCCGAGGACGACTCCCATACAATTCTTGCGAGAGCTGGAGAAGCGTCTACGGGTAAAGCACCGTATCCATATAACTGTTTGCCACCTACGCTCCGCCATCCATTCCAAGTTTAGGAACCTAGGGAAGAGTATCCCGATCAAACAGCTGACGAAGGGGATGAGCGAAAGAGGGAGTCTACTGGACGGGGTTCCACTAGCGGAGACTCTTGGAACAGCTGGAGTCAGAAGTCCCCAAGTAAGCGTATTATGGGGGACCGTCCAGCACATCTGGCAAGGATCGAGGGGGATCTCGTTGTTGCATAGCTCAGGTCGGAGCAACGCGCCATCGGACGTTCAAGAGGCAGTCGCACGATCGGGCATGAGTGTCCGGAAGTTGTCATTGTATACTCCCGCGGGTCGGAAGGCGGCGGGGGAAGGAGGAGGACACAGGGCGGGATCTATCAGCAGCGAATTCCCCATACAGATAGAGGCGCCTATAAAAAAGATACTCCGAAGGCTTCGGGATCGAGGTATCATTAGCCGAAGAAGACCTTGGCCAATCCACGTGGCCTGCTTGACGAACGTCAGCGACGGAGACATCGTAAATTGGTCTGCGGGCATCGCGATAAGTCCTCTGTCCTACTACAGGTGCTGCGACAACCTTTACCAAGTCCGAACGATTGTCGACCACCAGATCCGCTGGTCTGCAATATTCACCCTAGCCCACAAGCACAAATCCTCGGCGCGGAATATAATCCCCAAGTACTCCAAAGACTCAAATATAGTAAATCAAGAAGGTGGTAAGACCCTTGCAGAGTTCCCCAACAGCATAGAGCTTGGGAAGCTCGGACCCGGTCAAGATCCGAACAACAAGGAGCACTCCACTACTAGTCTAGTCGTTTTTTTTCTATTAGTTGCGATGCGAACAGGCGTTTACTTATGA
- the LOC131637811 gene encoding LOW QUALITY PROTEIN: uncharacterized protein LOC131637811 (The sequence of the model RefSeq protein was modified relative to this genomic sequence to represent the inferred CDS: inserted 1 base in 1 codon) translates to MSSGTVNFPAILVTVTCNPRWCVRTPLSGRERKDLSETSFQTQESTFPYEHSIGRLRVRRGSLLCLHTRLPFSESSAGPPTTSLRPEGFIAQKXPGRRLPKREAQRMSDAKPRTSLRSYWHTLPKKKEQTPLKTRVRYNKAISAHRPSHGAVRGRYRSYSYQPASSQPPSKMEVWMNRHQIEVLGFFFSNNRSRAFFTKTYGSPPLSTLRALDIYEDSLAPSPVYITAYDNSIRPARGRLIADVQIGLKNAKPFGPPSMS, encoded by the exons ATGTCGTCGGGTACTGTTAACTTCCCCGCCATTCTTGTAACCGTCACCTGTAATCCGCGCTGGTGTGTCCGCACCCCCCTGAGTGGAcgagaaagaaaggatttatcgGAGACTTCGTTCCAGACCCAGGAGTCGACTTTCCCGTATGAGCATTCG ATAGGTCGTCTGAGGGTTCGCCGCGGTTCATTGCTGTGCTTACACACTAGGCTACCCTTCTCCGAAAGCTCCGCGGGACCACCTACCACTAGTCTTCGGCCGGAGGGGTTTATTGCACAAA CGCCGGGACGCAGGCTCCCGAAGAGGGAAGCCCAACGAATGTCAGATGCAAAGCCCCGCACCTCATTAAGATCATATTGGCATACtctcccaaaaaaaaaagagcagaCCCCATTGAAGACGAGAGTGAGGTACAACAAGGCCATTTCTGCCCACCGCCCTTCTCACGGAGCCGTACGTGGACGTTACCGCTCATACAGCTACCAGCCGGCAAGCAGTCAGCCTCCCTCAAAAATGGAAGTATGGATGAATCGACATCAAATAGAGGTATTAGGTTTTTTTTTCAGCAATAACAGGAGCCGAGCTTTTTTCACAAAAACATATGGGTCCCCCCCCCTATCCACGCTGCGCGCCCTTGACATTTATGAGGACTCACTGGCTCCTTCTCCCGTGTACATCACCGCTTATGATAATTCGATAAGGCCAGCAAGAGGCAGGCTGATTGCCGATGTCCAAATAGGCCTTAAAAACGCCAAACCTTTTGGTCCACCTTCCATGTCATAG
- the LOC131637797 gene encoding ATP synthase subunit a, with protein MMNYFYLQLDLYLDNDNLYLYLYLESGVVLVPIPSPLEQFEIIPFLPMKIGDLYFSFTNPSLFMLLTLSLVLLLVHFVTKKGGGKSVPNAWQSLVELIYDFVPNLVNEQIGGLSGNVKQQFFPCIFVTFTFLLFCNLQGMIPYSFTVTSHFLITLGLSFSIFIGITIVGFQRNGLHFLSFLLPAGVPLPLAPFLVLLELISYCFRALSLGIRLFANMMAGHSLVKILSGFAWTMLCMNDLLYFIGDLGPLFIVLALTGPELGVAISQAHVSTISICIYLNDATNLHQTCLLFIYN; from the coding sequence ATGATGAACTACTTTTACTTACAGTTAGACTTATACTTAGACAACGACAACTTATACTTATACTTATACTTAGAGTCGGGGGTGGTTCTGGTTCCTATACCCAGCCCTCTTGAACAATTTGAGATAATCCCTTTTCTTCCTATGAAGATAGGTGACTTGTATTTCTCATTCACAAATCCCTCTTTGTTTATGCTGCTCACTCTCAGTTTGGTCTTACTGCTGGTTCATTTTGTTACTAAAAAGGGAGGAGGAAAGTCAGTACCCAATGCTTGGCAATCCTTGGTAGAGCTTATTTATGATTTCGTGCCGAACCTGGTAAACGAACAAATAGGTGGTCTTTCCGGAAATGTGAAACAACAGTTTTTCCCTTGCATCTTTGTCACTTttacttttttgttattttgtaatCTTCAGGGTATGATACCTTATAGCTTCACAGTTACAAGTCATTTTCTCATTACTTTGGGTCtctcattttctatttttattggcATTACTATAGTGGGATTTCAAAGAAATGGGCTTCATTTTTTAAGCTTCTTATTACCCGCAGGAGTCCCACTGCCGTTAGCGCCTTTTTTAGTACTCCTTGAGCTAATCTCTTATTGTTTTCGCGCATTAAGCTTAGGAATACGTTTATTTGCTAATATGATGGCCGGTCATAGTTTAGTAAAGATTTTAAGTGGGTTCGCTTGGACTATGCTATGTATGAATGATCTTTTATATTTCATAGGAGATCTTGGTCCTTTATTTATAGTTCTTGCATTAACCGGTCCGGAATTAGGTGTAGCTATATCACAAGCTCATGTTTCTACGATCTCAATCTGTATTTACTTGAATGATGCTACAAATCTCCATCAAACTtgcttgttatttatttataattga